The genomic stretch TTGCCCTGCCGATCGAACGTGATGGTGGTGATGTGCAGGGGGCGCTCATCTGCCGGGAGCAGCGGATAGAATGCGGTGATGCGCCACGTATCGTCCACCACCATGACGCCCATGCCGTCCACAGAGACCCAAAGGGCGCCGTCCGGCGCCAGCGCGGCATGTTTCAAGCCATGCGCTTCGCGCAAACGGTCACCGGCTTCACCGGGCACCGGAACACACTCGCCTTGACCGACCAGCCACGCGCCCTCATCGGTGAGGATCAGGGTGTGTGTGTCCATCGGTAGCAAGTCGGTGACCTTGCCGTTCACTGCGTGAGGCAGTATCGCGATCGATCCTGCCCGGCCCAACGGATCCAGTTCGATCAGCGTGTCAGGATGAACATGGTAGACAACCTTCCCTGAACCATCTGCATGCATGGCATAGGAAGGGGCATGGCCTGTTGGCCAAGCCTTGGCGACTTCCGCATTCAACTGCAGAAAGCTCATCGACAAGGGCGAATAGAGCAGCTGGCCTCGTTCATCGGCATGCACCGGCCACCAGCAGCCATCGGGCTCAACACCGGTGCGCACGCGTTGAAAGCGTCCGGTTCTGGCATCGTAGCGATCAAGCCCTGTGCGTGTGCCCACAAGCAGATCGCCGTGCGGCATGGGCAGAAGCCCCCAGATGGAGTTATTCCCCAATGTGGTGCTATCGCGCAGATCGCACTTGAACTGCACCATGCGCGTGCCATCGAAACGCGCCAATCCATCGCCGGTACCGAACCAGATGAAGCCCAAGCTGTCCTGCACCACATGGTTCACCATGCTCTGCGGGAGACCTTGATCCAGGTCGTAGCGCGCCACTTCCACCTGCTGGGCGCGACTGCACAAAACCAGCGCGGACAGCAATGAAGCGAGAAGGATCCTGGACATGGGCGCGCGAAGGTCGGTGCTGCTAAAGCGAAAGGCGCCCTCTCGGACGCCCTTCTGAATGATAGCGCTCGACTGAGTTTTACTCCGCCAGCACCACCATCGTACGTTCAAGAAAGGATCACTCGGCGAGCACCAGAACGGTATTGTTCATCACTTCCACCACGCCGCCCTTCACGGGAAAGGACTTCTCCCCTTCGGCAGTCTTCACCGTCACGTCTCCGGCTTTCAGCACCGTGATCAAGGGTGCGTGGTTGTTCAGGAAGCCCATGCCGCCGTCCACGCCGGGAATGCCCACGTAGCTGGCCTCGCCCTTGAAGAGCGATTTGTCCGGGGTGATGATCTCTACTTTCATTTCAGGTGCCAGTTGGGGGTTGAAGGTTGTTGGGTTGGGGGTTGGGCGTGTGGCGATGGGGATTCAACCCACAACCTGTGTCAACCTCCAACCCTCAACCCGCATTACGCCTTTGCCGTTTCCGCCATCAGCTTCTTGCCTGCGGCGATCACGTCGTCGATGCTGCCCTTCAGGTTGAAGGCGGCTTCGGGATATTCGTCCATCGCGCCGTCCAGGATCATGTTGAAGCCCTTGATGGTCTCCTCGATGGGCACCATCACGCCCTTGAGGCCCGTGAACTGCTCGGCCACGAAGAAGGGCTGGCTGAGGAAGCGCTGCACTTTCCGTGCGCGGTACACGCTCTGCTTGTCATCCTCGCTCAGTTCATCCATGCCCAGGATGGCGATGATGTCCTTCAGCTCCTTGTAGCGCTGAAGGATGGCCTTCACGCGCTGGGCGCAGTCGTAATGCTCATCCCCCACGATGGCCGG from Flavobacteriales bacterium encodes the following:
- the atpC gene encoding ATP synthase F1 subunit epsilon, with product MKVEIITPDKSLFKGEASYVGIPGVDGGMGFLNNHAPLITVLKAGDVTVKTAEGEKSFPVKGGVVEVMNNTVLVLAE